A genomic window from Sparus aurata chromosome 14, fSpaAur1.1, whole genome shotgun sequence includes:
- the LOC115595747 gene encoding uncharacterized protein LOC115595747 isoform X1, whose product MEFKDHDYTNNGSDRVNPMEFTYKMSSKEVEDFVKLRVTNKNLFSGRRNTSLWAWRAILKHMGLQHMMTHRQASKKWENLKKRYKGLKNPPDGVKVFPEAWPYFRLMDDAMQGRLEGSAPILKAHPSDNSDYLPSKPKKRKVSMVMNSNADLLVGVPEIEVSLNGDEELEEEEEAAAAQRGGNQEIDRMMLEVDQERDMMDSERQVMERQKQVMERERLVLQRERAVLDREIAALDRDRASLERERAMIEREKAVLERERAMVAKDRDAVSRERLTLDRDKTTLETPSVPKERTEGETEDGGQASDSDIMDRRERFLNLFEKLIENF is encoded by the exons ATGGAATTTAAGGATCACGATTACACGAACAACGGCTCTGATAGAGTCAACCCCATGGAGTTCACTTATAAAA TGAGCTCAAAGGAAGTTGAGGACTTTGTGAAGCTGAGGGTTACAAATAAAAACCTCTTCTCTGGGAGGAGAAACACTTCACTGTGGGCATGGAG GGCCATCCTGAAACATATGGGCTTGCAGCACATGATGACTCACAGACAAGCATCCAAAAAATGGGAAAACTTGAAGAAAAGATATAAG gGGCTGAAGAATCCTCCAGATGGGGTGAAAGTGTTCCCTGAAGCATGGCCTTACTTCAGGCTGATGGACGACGCCATGCAGGGTCGGCTGGAAGGCAGCGCCCCGATCCTCAAGGCGCACCCCAGCGACAACTCCGATTACTTACCCTCCAAACCCAAGAAGAGAAAGGTGTCCATGGTGATGAACTCAAACGCAGATTTGTTGGTTGGCGTGCCGGAGATTGAGGTTTCCCTGAACGGAgatgaggagctggaggaggaggaggaggcagctgcgGCGCAGCGTGGTGGAAACCAGGAGATAGATCGTATGATGCTAGAGGTGGACCAAGAGAGGGACATGATGGATAGCGAAAGACAGGTGATGGAGAGGCAGAAACAGGTGATGGAGAGGGAGCGGCTGGtgctgcagagggagagagccgTGCTGGACAGAGAGATCGCCGCTCTGGACCGAGACAGAGCCTCGCTAGAGAGGGAGAGGGCGAtgatagagagagaaaaggcggtgctggagagggagagggcgaTGGTGGCGAAGGACAGAGATGCTGTGAGCAGAGAGCGGCTGACCCTGGATCGAGACAAAACCACGCTGGAGACACCTTCTGTACCCAAGGAAAGGACcgagg